In Uranotaenia lowii strain MFRU-FL chromosome 2, ASM2978415v1, whole genome shotgun sequence, one genomic interval encodes:
- the LOC129742165 gene encoding zinc finger and SCAN domain-containing protein 12-like, which translates to MSSVENTCRLCMGKSNVIHNVFEENLLQKIAICISILINPEDNTLPLDICALCALKVKDFFEFRMNCQKVQQLLEQNRMQYVQVSAQIIHSNEVFQNFGKLEPLVTEIEQPAVLVPIQAPQTNKLADLVQEVIPELLTANNNLEALEPEQPVQEAVEHLVDVSEEVENDAVNPETSQVLLNIEPLVDEDIEFVNNYESSMNDSKDQDFEIEMILSYDESYQDDTACSTTIDCIQEPKEPVTLSQQENEPKNEIVRKRGRKKSEQKNNQPRDEKLIYQSLLLRCNICAKSVERNRMEGHLNKHQNLRPYTCTEPDCGFSFHSKISLRLHRNAKHATNHLPCDLCGKVYNSKKALYHHKNESHSNKRYDCDQCDLVFVTKSRLNRHKITHTELRDFKCPHCPKEFYRSNNLKVHLRSHSKEKPYACEICNKAFGYPRLLKEHITKLHLYDVVSDS; encoded by the exons ATGTCATCTGTTGAAAATACGTGCCGTCTTTGCATGGGCAAGTCCAACGTGATACACAACGTGTTTGAGGAAAATTTACTACAAAAAATAGCGATATGCATAAGCATTTTG ATCAATCCCGAAGACAATACGCTTCCGTTAGATATCTGTGCACTATGTGCCTTGAAAGTAAaggacttttttgaatttcgcatgaACTGCCAGAAAGTGCAACAACTGTTGGAACAGAATAGGATGCAATATGTTCAAGTTTCTGCCCAAATAATTCATTCGAACGAGGTTTTCCAAAACTTTGGCAAATTGGAACCGTTAGTCACTGAGATTGAGCAGCCAGCTGTACTCGTACCCATTCAAGCTCCTCAAACTAACAAATTGGCAGACTTGGTCCAGGAGGTAATCCCAGAACTACTCACAGCCAATAACAATTTGGAAGCTCTGGAACCAGAGCAACCCGTTCAGGAAGCCGTTGAGCACTTAGTAGATGTGTCGGAAGAAGTTGAAAACGATGCCGTAAACCCGGAAACCAGTCAGGTACTTTTAAACATTGAACCACTTGTGGATGAGGATATCGAATTCGTAAATAACTATGAATCGTCTATGAATGACTCGAAGGATCAAGACTTTGAAATTGAGATGATTCTGAGCTACGATGAATCTTACCAAGACGATACTGCTTGTAGTACAACCATTGATTGTATTCAGGAACCGAAAGAACCGGTAACGTTATCGCAACAAGAAAATGAGCCGAAAAACGAGATAGTTCGTAAGAGAGGAAGAAAGAAATCTGAGCAGAAAAATAATCAGCCACGAGATGAAAAGCTAATCTATCAATCTTTGTTGCTTCGTTGCAACATATGTGCTAAATCTGTCGAACGAAATCGAATGGAAGGCCACCTTAATAAGCATCAAAACTTAAGACCGTATACATGTACAGAACCAGATTGTGGGTTTTCTTTTCACTCTAAAATATCGCTGCGTCTGCATCGCAACGCTAAGCATGCTACCAATCATCTGCCATGTGATCTATGCGGGAAAGTATACAATTCGAAAAAAGCTCTCTACCACCACAAAAATGAGTCACATTCCAATAAGCGTTATGATTGTGATCAGTGTGACCTAGTTTTTGTTACTAA ATCCCGTCTCAATCGGCACAAAATAACGCACACTGAGCTACGCGATTTTAAATGTCCCCACTGTCCGAAGGAATTTTACCGGAGCAACAACCTGAAGGTGCATCTAAGAAGTCACAGCAAAGAGAAGCCATATGCATGCGAAATTTGCAATAAAGCGTTCGGCTATCCTAGACTTTTGAAAGAGCATATTACCAAGTTACATTTGTATGATGTTGTTTCCGACAGTTGA